Proteins found in one Muntiacus reevesi chromosome 2, mMunRee1.1, whole genome shotgun sequence genomic segment:
- the LOC136158136 gene encoding pulmonary surfactant-associated protein A, with protein sequence MSGGLHQYKWHHPPGHPALEAGSTGCVLAGGAAGAGAMLLCSLTLTLLWMVASGLEYDMKEVCLGSPGTPGTPGSHGLPGRDGRDGIKGDPGPPGPMGPPGGMPGLPGRDGMTGAPGLTGERGEKGEPGERGPPGFPAYLDEELQGTLHEIRHQVLQSQGVLSLQGSMLAVGEKVFSTNGQSVNFDAIKELCARAGGQIATPRSPEENEAITSIVKKHNTYAYLGLVEGPTAGDFYYLDGAPVNYTNWYSGEPRGRGKEKCVEIYTDGQWNDKNCLQYRLAICEF encoded by the exons ATGTCTGGTGGCCTACATCAGTATAAATGGCACCATCCACCTGGCCACCCTGCTCTGGAGGCAGGGAGCACGGGCTGTGTTCTTGCGG GAGGAGCTGCTGGAGCAGGTGCCATGCTGCTGTGCTCTTTGACCCTTACCCTCCTCTGGATGGTGGCTTCTGGCCTCGAGTATGACATGAAGGAAGTTTGTCTTGGAAGTCCTGGCACTCCTGGCACTCCCGGATCCCATGGCCTGCCAGGAAGAGATGGGAGAGATGGTATCAAAGGAGACCCTGGGCCTCCAG gCCCCATGGGCCCCCCTGGaggaatgccaggcctccctgggcgTGATGGGATGACTGGAGCCCCTGGCCTCACTGGAgagcgtggagaaaagggagagccTGGTGAGAGAGGTCCTCCAG GCTTTCCAGCGTATCTAGATGAAGAGCTCCAGGGCACACTCCATGAGATCAGACATCAAGTTCTGCAGTCACAGGGCG TCCTCAGTTTGCAGGGGTCCATGCTGGCAGTGGGAGAGAAGGTCTTCTCTACCAATGGGCAGTCAGTCAATTTTGATGCCATCAAAGAGTTATGTGCCAGAGCAGGTGGACAGATTGCTACCCCGAGGAGTCCAGAGGAGAATGAAGCCATTACCAGCATCGTGAAGAAGCACAACACTTATGCTTACCTGGGCCTGGTCGAAGGCCCCACCGCTGGAGACTTCTATTACCTGGATGGAGCCCCTGTGAATTATACCAATTGGTACTCAGGGGAGCCTAGGGGCCGGGGTAAAGAGAAGTGTGTAGAGATATACACAGATGGTCAGTGGAATGACAAGAACTGCCTGCAGTACCGACTGGCCATCTGTGAGTTCTGA